The following are from one region of the Denitrobacterium detoxificans genome:
- the murG gene encoding undecaprenyldiphospho-muramoylpentapeptide beta-N-acetylglucosaminyltransferase yields MNIVVSGGGTAGHINPALALADELQRRGHTVYFAGTPQGVESRLVPQAGIPFTAFPATGFNRNHPATIVKALRLMNSSTKKARAWFNEVKPDCVVCFGGYVCIPVGRAAEQLGIPVVVHEQNSIMGLANKYLSKKAAAVALTYRVAGDAVGDASKLVVTGNPVRSSVFDATREAGRAYAGVPEDALMLVVFGGSLGARHINTALCQQARELLKRPNLYVRHITGPKEYDTVCEQLDIPEELKDRWTVVGYEDRMGDVLAACDCVVSRSGATSLAEISALGIPALLVPFPYATADHQTTNAREYVDAGAAYVIADDQVESPEFADLLAKLVDDASVREGMHAAAASFRTNEAASKLADVVIGATR; encoded by the coding sequence GGGTACGCCCCAGGGCGTGGAGTCCCGCTTGGTGCCCCAGGCTGGTATCCCGTTCACGGCGTTTCCCGCTACGGGGTTCAACCGCAACCATCCTGCCACCATCGTGAAGGCCCTGCGCCTCATGAATTCCTCCACGAAGAAGGCCCGCGCCTGGTTCAACGAGGTGAAGCCCGATTGCGTGGTGTGCTTTGGCGGCTACGTGTGCATTCCCGTGGGCCGTGCTGCAGAGCAGCTTGGCATTCCCGTGGTAGTGCACGAGCAGAACTCCATCATGGGCCTGGCGAATAAGTACCTGTCGAAGAAGGCCGCAGCCGTGGCGCTTACGTATCGCGTTGCCGGCGATGCGGTAGGGGACGCTTCCAAGCTCGTGGTTACGGGCAATCCTGTGCGCTCGTCGGTGTTCGACGCCACGCGCGAAGCGGGTCGTGCGTATGCGGGCGTGCCCGAGGACGCCCTTATGCTTGTGGTGTTTGGCGGTAGCCTGGGTGCGCGCCATATCAATACGGCGCTTTGCCAGCAGGCTCGCGAACTGCTGAAGCGCCCGAATCTCTACGTGCGTCACATTACGGGACCAAAGGAATACGACACCGTGTGCGAACAGCTTGATATTCCCGAGGAGCTGAAGGATCGCTGGACGGTCGTGGGTTACGAGGATCGCATGGGCGACGTGCTTGCCGCGTGCGATTGCGTTGTTTCCCGTTCGGGCGCTACGTCGCTTGCCGAGATCTCCGCGCTGGGCATTCCCGCCCTGCTCGTTCCGTTCCCCTATGCCACGGCCGATCATCAGACTACTAACGCACGCGAGTATGTTGATGCCGGTGCGGCGTATGTGATTGCCGACGATCAGGTGGAGTCTCCCGAATTTGCCGACTTGCTGGCGAAACTCGTCGACGACGCCTCGGTTCGCGAGGGCATGCATGCGGCGGCTGCTTCGTTTCGGACGAATGAGGCGGCAAGCAAATTGGCAGATGTTGTGATAGGCGCTACACGCTAG